In Selenomonas sp. TAMA-11512, a genomic segment contains:
- a CDS encoding ATP-binding protein: MITEDLVELTKWILQKKTETQTLEVKSARDGCPKRLYDTLSSFSNQDGGGVLFFGIDESQGFALVGVYDLHDLQKKVVEQCQQMEPPVRAVFTVAEVDGADVCAAEIPGLDLTERPCYYKGSGKGKGSYVRVGDSDFCMSDYELYSFEAFRRHLHDDERPLERADEQDLQLDMVEAYLREKQRERPRFAQLPEARAYELLNILHQGKPTLAALMNFGVYPQGFFPQLCITAVAVPGTEIGDTDEQNVRFLDNKRMEGTLADMLAEAIAFCRRNMRSRVAIDKRTGERRDFPEYPVAAIREAVLNALIHRDYSIHTEGTPIQLCMFSNRMEIHSPGSLYGRMTVEQLGKAKMDLRNPALAVMAETMTEAENRYSGIPTMYSEMKAFNLPAPLFENRRNEFVVTFFNGRQEATLRSEDELHPGAEISLTEFCRTPRTRREIADFLGLQTATYAWKRYIAPLLESGELQMTIPEKPKSSKQRYYACDEADAAK; the protein is encoded by the coding sequence ATGATAACAGAAGATCTTGTCGAATTGACGAAATGGATTTTACAAAAGAAAACGGAAACGCAGACCTTGGAGGTCAAAAGCGCGCGTGACGGCTGTCCCAAACGTCTCTATGATACGCTGTCGAGCTTTTCCAACCAGGACGGGGGCGGTGTGCTCTTTTTTGGGATTGATGAATCCCAAGGCTTTGCGCTTGTCGGCGTCTATGATTTGCATGATCTGCAAAAGAAGGTCGTGGAGCAGTGCCAACAGATGGAGCCGCCTGTCCGCGCAGTTTTTACGGTAGCTGAGGTGGATGGCGCGGATGTGTGCGCGGCGGAGATTCCGGGGCTGGATTTGACGGAACGGCCATGCTATTATAAAGGCTCCGGAAAAGGCAAGGGCTCCTATGTCCGCGTCGGGGATTCCGATTTTTGCATGTCGGATTATGAGCTCTATAGCTTCGAGGCTTTTCGCAGACATTTGCATGATGATGAGCGTCCTTTGGAGCGTGCGGATGAACAGGATTTGCAGCTGGATATGGTCGAGGCCTATTTGCGGGAAAAACAGCGGGAACGTCCCCGCTTTGCACAGCTTCCCGAGGCACGGGCGTATGAGCTGCTGAATATACTGCATCAGGGAAAGCCTACGTTGGCCGCACTCATGAATTTTGGCGTCTATCCGCAGGGATTTTTTCCGCAGCTGTGCATTACGGCTGTTGCAGTGCCAGGCACGGAAATCGGCGACACAGACGAGCAAAATGTCCGATTCCTTGACAATAAGCGAATGGAAGGAACGCTTGCGGATATGTTGGCGGAAGCGATTGCCTTTTGCCGGCGCAATATGAGATCAAGGGTTGCCATAGACAAGCGTACAGGCGAGCGCAGGGATTTTCCGGAGTATCCTGTCGCGGCAATCCGTGAGGCTGTGCTGAACGCGCTTATTCATCGCGACTACAGTATACATACGGAAGGGACGCCCATCCAGCTCTGTATGTTTTCGAATCGCATGGAGATTCACAGTCCAGGGAGTTTGTACGGCCGCATGACGGTCGAGCAGCTGGGCAAGGCGAAGATGGATTTGCGGAATCCGGCACTTGCCGTTATGGCGGAGACGATGACGGAGGCGGAAAACCGCTATTCGGGCATTCCTACGATGTATAGTGAAATGAAGGCGTTCAATCTTCCCGCGCCGCTCTTTGAAAATCGTCGCAATGAATTTGTCGTCACGTTTTTTAACGGACGTCAGGAGGCGACGTTGCGTTCCGAGGATGAGCTCCACCCCGGTGCAGAAATTTCTTTGACGGAGTTTTGCAGAACTCCGCGAACGCGGCGGGAAATTGCCGATTTTCTGGGGCTTCAGACGGCAACGTATGCGTGGAAGCGATATATTGCCCCTCTTCTTGAGAGCGGGGAATTGCAGATGACCATCCCGGAAAAACCGAAGAGCAGCAAGCAGCGATATTATGCCTGTGACGAGGCGGATGCCGCGAAGTAA
- the gmd gene encoding GDP-mannose 4,6-dehydratase yields the protein MKKALITGITGQDGSYLAELLLEKGYEVHGVVRRHSTICTERIEHLLSDASLSERFFMHYGDLTDSSGLQMLLQKIRPDEVYNLAAQSHVAVSFEVPEYTAEATGVGTLKLLEAVRQAAPKARVYQASTSELFGGLPGTAPQSEATPFYPKSPYGAAKLYSYWITVNYRESYDMFAANGILFNHESPRRGETFVTRKITIAVAKIMAGKQEKLSLGNLNAKRDWGFAGDYVEGMWRILQQDEASDYVLATNETHTVREFVELAFAEVGVEIEWRGEGADEKGYCRKTGRLLVDVDPRYFRPAEVELLWGDSTKAEKELGWKRKVSFRELVSMMVREDVKKYGK from the coding sequence ATGAAAAAAGCGTTGATTACGGGTATTACGGGGCAGGACGGGTCGTATCTCGCGGAGCTCTTGCTGGAAAAAGGCTATGAGGTGCACGGCGTTGTGCGGAGGCACAGCACGATCTGCACGGAGCGCATAGAGCATTTGCTTTCCGATGCTTCTTTGAGCGAGCGATTTTTCATGCACTACGGCGATTTGACGGATTCGTCGGGGCTGCAGATGCTGCTGCAGAAGATCCGGCCGGATGAGGTCTACAATCTCGCGGCGCAGTCGCATGTCGCTGTGTCCTTTGAGGTGCCGGAATATACGGCGGAGGCGACGGGTGTCGGCACGCTGAAGCTGTTGGAAGCGGTGCGGCAGGCAGCGCCGAAGGCTCGAGTTTACCAGGCGTCGACGTCGGAGCTCTTCGGCGGGCTCCCCGGGACGGCTCCGCAGAGCGAGGCGACGCCGTTCTACCCGAAGTCGCCGTACGGGGCGGCAAAGCTCTATTCGTATTGGATTACGGTGAATTACCGCGAGTCGTACGATATGTTCGCGGCGAACGGAATCCTGTTCAACCATGAGTCGCCGCGTCGGGGAGAGACATTCGTCACGCGCAAAATCACGATTGCCGTCGCGAAGATCATGGCGGGAAAGCAGGAGAAGCTGTCGCTCGGCAATCTCAATGCAAAGCGCGACTGGGGCTTCGCGGGAGACTACGTCGAGGGAATGTGGCGCATCCTGCAGCAGGATGAAGCAAGCGATTATGTCCTCGCGACGAATGAGACGCATACGGTGCGTGAGTTTGTCGAGCTGGCCTTCGCGGAGGTCGGCGTTGAGATCGAATGGCGCGGCGAGGGCGCAGACGAGAAGGGATACTGCAGGAAGACGGGCAGGCTTCTCGTTGACGTCGATCCGCGATACTTTCGTCCGGCGGAGGTGGAGCTTCTTTGGGGCGACTCGACGAAGGCGGAGAAAGAGCTCGGCTGGAAGAGAAAGGTCTCTTTCCGGGAGCTCGTCTCGATGATGGTGCGCGAAGACGTGAAGAAGTACGGGAAATGA
- a CDS encoding GDP-L-fucose synthase, producing MDKASKIYVAGHRGMVGSAIVRELERQGYANVITRTHGELDLMRQAEVEAFFAVERPEYVFLAAAKVGGIIANSKAPADFMYENMVMQMNVIHAAWQNGCRKLEFLGSSCIYPRLAPQPMRESCLLTAALEETNEAYALAKISGLKYCSYLHRQYGADFISVMPTNLYGPKDNYHPEHSHVLPALIRRFHEAKETGAQSVTCWGDGSPLREFLYVDDLANLCVFLMEQYSGEETVNAGTGREITIKALAETVARVVGYGGEIRWDTSKPNGTPRKLLDVSKAAALGWRYKTELEDGIRMAYRDFLENPMRAER from the coding sequence ATGGATAAAGCATCGAAGATTTATGTCGCGGGTCACAGGGGCATGGTGGGATCCGCCATCGTCCGCGAGCTGGAGCGACAGGGATATGCGAATGTAATCACGCGCACACACGGGGAGCTGGATCTCATGCGGCAGGCGGAGGTCGAGGCATTCTTCGCGGTGGAACGTCCGGAGTACGTCTTCCTCGCTGCGGCGAAGGTCGGCGGAATCATCGCTAACAGCAAGGCGCCGGCGGACTTCATGTATGAAAACATGGTGATGCAGATGAACGTCATCCATGCCGCTTGGCAAAACGGATGCAGAAAGCTGGAATTTCTCGGCTCGTCGTGCATCTATCCGCGTCTCGCGCCGCAGCCAATGAGGGAGAGCTGCCTTTTGACGGCAGCCTTGGAGGAGACGAACGAGGCGTATGCACTGGCGAAGATTTCGGGGCTCAAGTACTGCTCCTATCTGCACCGCCAATACGGGGCAGATTTCATTTCCGTCATGCCGACGAATCTCTACGGACCGAAGGACAATTACCACCCGGAGCATAGTCATGTGCTTCCCGCGCTCATCCGACGCTTTCACGAGGCGAAGGAGACGGGCGCGCAGTCTGTCACGTGCTGGGGGGACGGGAGTCCGCTGCGGGAGTTCCTCTACGTAGATGACCTTGCGAATCTTTGCGTGTTCCTCATGGAGCAATACAGCGGCGAGGAGACGGTCAACGCCGGTACGGGCAGAGAGATTACCATCAAGGCGCTGGCGGAGACAGTCGCCCGCGTAGTCGGCTACGGCGGGGAAATCCGCTGGGATACGAGCAAGCCGAACGGTACGCCGCGCAAGCTCCTCGACGTATCCAAGGCGGCGGCTCTGGGCTGGCGGTATAAGACGGAGTTGGAAGACGGTATCCGTATGGCGTACAGGGATTTTTTGGAAAATCCCATGCGAGCGGAGAGATGA